A single Arcobacter sp. FWKO B DNA region contains:
- the tssA gene encoding type VI secretion system protein TssA: MLNPISEENICGVDMKYDDLYLAIEQEISNENSLTNTNKINWEFVGINSQILLTKQTKDIKLFCWWAIASIKHDLNTTFSILELMNQFITMFHNKLFPTTIKARISIFNWFDSNLEKTIILDNKLAFTTDDLTNLQEILNSIQNSINDLTNTQYTYFKNLLTILTNMQKQQSNLVQITQITTPNTQQTKPINTQNIDYINNDYDFKKSLNVFKKLSNEIIQYLHNTDSYSLMAIKLTRMLCWLEIDETPKSVNNKTLIKAPSQTRLDEIDELLNNSNLEEAFLLIETTLSRAPFWLDGHKKSYDILKQENKLQSTKEIKNHILSFVNTYDNILDLTFDDNTPFASHETIKWLNISLQPVKNETTNSKDIEIVDDLKNFKNKCYAYIKQKNPKQAFLEIETKIKTADNYEDKFLLKILHIEVAIEASLPHLALAIIEELYHDIEYFKLEKWKPELASKVYLILLKSFNRTQISKERFDDAYYKLSKINSTMILDIKF; the protein is encoded by the coding sequence ATGCTAAACCCAATATCAGAAGAAAACATTTGTGGTGTTGATATGAAGTATGATGATTTATATTTAGCTATTGAACAAGAAATATCAAATGAAAATAGCCTAACAAATACAAACAAAATCAATTGGGAATTTGTTGGTATAAATTCTCAAATATTACTTACTAAACAAACAAAAGATATAAAGTTGTTTTGCTGGTGGGCAATAGCTTCAATCAAGCATGATTTAAATACCACTTTTTCTATCTTAGAATTAATGAATCAATTTATAACTATGTTCCATAATAAACTATTCCCGACAACAATAAAAGCAAGGATTTCAATATTTAATTGGTTTGATAGTAATTTAGAAAAAACTATTATACTAGATAACAAACTAGCATTTACTACCGATGATTTAACTAACCTACAAGAAATATTAAATTCAATACAAAACTCTATTAATGACTTAACTAATACACAATATACATACTTTAAAAACTTGTTAACAATACTAACAAATATGCAAAAACAACAATCCAATTTAGTACAAATTACTCAAATCACAACCCCCAATACACAACAAACAAAACCAATAAATACACAAAATATAGATTATATCAACAATGATTATGATTTCAAAAAATCATTAAATGTATTTAAAAAATTATCTAATGAGATAATTCAATATCTACATAATACCGATAGTTACAGTTTAATGGCTATTAAGCTTACAAGAATGCTTTGTTGGTTAGAGATAGATGAAACTCCAAAATCAGTCAACAACAAAACACTCATAAAAGCCCCTAGTCAAACTAGATTGGATGAAATAGATGAATTGCTAAATAATTCAAACTTAGAAGAAGCATTTTTATTAATAGAAACAACCTTAAGTAGGGCTCCATTTTGGTTGGATGGACACAAAAAATCTTATGATATTTTAAAACAAGAAAATAAACTCCAATCTACAAAAGAGATAAAAAACCATATACTATCTTTTGTTAACACATATGATAATATATTGGATTTAACATTTGATGACAACACCCCTTTTGCATCTCATGAAACAATAAAGTGGCTAAATATTTCATTACAACCTGTAAAAAATGAAACTACAAATTCTAAAGATATAGAAATTGTTGATGATTTAAAAAACTTTAAAAACAAGTGCTATGCATATATAAAACAAAAAAACCCTAAACAAGCTTTTTTAGAAATAGAAACTAAAATAAAAACTGCTGATAATTATGAAGATAAATTTTTATTAAAGATTTTACATATTGAAGTTGCCATTGAAGCATCTTTACCACATCTTGCATTGGCAATAATCGAGGAGCTTTATCATGATATTGAATATTTTAAACTAGAAAAATGGAAACCAGAGTTGGCATCAAAAGTATATCTTATACTATTGAAGTCTTTTAATAGAACACAAATATCAAAAGAACGGTTTGATGATGCTTATTATAAGTTATCAAAAATCAATTCTACTATGATTTTGGATATCAAATTTTAA
- the tssB gene encoding type VI secretion system contractile sheath small subunit, with product MDKQSQSPKERINVTYKPATGDNSEEIEIPFKLTVLGEFNPNEEKKPVEQKKVVKINKQNFNDVLKTQNLSLDFMVPNKLDSNNDDLRVNLKIESIKDFSPENIVENVDEMKQLMQLRQSLIALKGPLGNIPAFRKAIQSAISDPVEREKLLQQLTTQE from the coding sequence ATGGACAAACAGTCACAATCACCAAAAGAAAGAATTAATGTCACCTATAAACCAGCAACAGGAGATAATTCTGAAGAGATAGAAATACCATTTAAACTAACAGTTTTGGGTGAATTTAATCCAAATGAAGAGAAAAAACCAGTTGAACAAAAAAAAGTTGTTAAAATAAACAAACAAAACTTTAATGATGTTTTAAAAACTCAAAACTTATCACTTGATTTTATGGTACCAAATAAGCTTGATTCTAATAATGATGATTTAAGAGTTAATCTTAAAATAGAATCAATAAAAGACTTTTCACCAGAAAATATAGTTGAGAATGTTGACGAGATGAAACAATTAATGCAACTAAGACAATCACTTATTGCACTAAAAGGACCTCTTGGCAATATTCCAGCTTTTAGAAAAGCAATACAAAGTGCAATATCAGATCCAGTTGAGAGAGAAAAACTTTTACAACAACTAACAACACAAGAATAA